In the Acidovorax sp. A79 genome, one interval contains:
- a CDS encoding Spy/CpxP family protein refolding chaperone: MKPWIKRTLVGIFGASIMVGGLTACSSGVHRHGPMSPEKMAEVRAKVVDRVSGKLDLNDAQKQKLNVLADRMEAQRTAFLGKTADPRAEVQAIVAGDKFDRARAQSLLEEKTRAVQANSPEVINALADFYDSLNPDQQQKVRELMQRRRGWMARG, from the coding sequence ATGAAACCCTGGATCAAGAGAACGCTGGTAGGAATCTTTGGCGCATCCATCATGGTGGGTGGTCTGACGGCCTGTTCCAGTGGAGTCCACCGCCACGGGCCCATGAGCCCGGAGAAAATGGCGGAGGTGCGCGCCAAGGTGGTCGACCGGGTCAGCGGCAAGCTGGACCTGAACGATGCGCAGAAGCAAAAGCTCAATGTGCTGGCGGACAGGATGGAGGCACAGCGCACGGCCTTCCTGGGCAAGACAGCCGATCCGCGCGCGGAAGTGCAGGCCATCGTCGCGGGCGACAAGTTCGACCGTGCACGCGCGCAGAGCCTGCTGGAGGAGAAGACCCGCGCGGTACAGGCGAACAGCCCTGAAGTGATCAATGCGCTGGCGGACTTCTACGACAGCCTGAATCCGGACCAGCAGCAGAAGGTGCGCGAGCTGATGCAGCGGCGCAGGGGCTGGATGGCGCGCGGCTGA
- a CDS encoding serine hydrolase domain-containing protein — protein sequence MLPQTSAPNFSARDSATPPPSSRRDWLAWAGTAALAPLLPACGGTGNPGPAMSATMAWGRNEIRQAMLRSDARAASVALLHGDRLVWQEAFGVLDDTSAIPATPDTRFNVGSVSKVLAALAVMVLVDRQLVQLDAPVVRYLPRFTMLSEDYRDITVRHLLSHASGLPGTHAHNMFSFAPLSGYAAGLEAALAGVHLKHAPGALATYCNDGFTLVERIVLAVTGQGYPAFVQSVLFNPLAMARSGYTLLPLPEGSFAHGYIHKVRQGQEFVMGYATGGLCTTPGDMMKLAAMLLQGGEYDGRRIVSKAAVLEMGRDQGQGTHLHLTPDWHAGLGWDSTRHQGLGAAGVLAWQKSGSTMFYASDFHVLPQAGLALLLTGSASSFKPGPIAEGILLRALQETGQLPALPPKVSTAAPALATSSSSAVDAVLGIYGRSSKPLKVLSPDSQQIDLWIWSAPAKDWAPLCTGLRPRSDGWWWSDAQPRTHYRWEKADGRRYLLSREPATAGHYWVTMPVGQQMPRAAAALPAQWISRLDSTWLLANEASESIPLALGVGAAALRELPELPGYLFWDDSQFLLPLSPDRAGMAVQVPLNDGRDLVELVVETRDKEEWMHAAGWAYRRQG from the coding sequence ATGCTCCCGCAGACATCTGCCCCGAATTTTTCCGCCCGCGACAGCGCCACCCCACCGCCCTCCTCGCGCCGCGATTGGCTCGCATGGGCCGGCACCGCAGCCCTGGCCCCCCTGCTGCCGGCCTGCGGGGGCACCGGCAACCCCGGCCCCGCGATGTCGGCCACCATGGCCTGGGGCCGCAACGAAATACGCCAGGCCATGCTGCGCAGTGATGCGCGGGCCGCCTCCGTCGCGCTGCTGCACGGCGACCGCCTCGTCTGGCAAGAGGCGTTCGGGGTGCTGGACGACACGTCCGCCATCCCGGCAACGCCCGACACGCGCTTCAATGTCGGCTCCGTCAGCAAGGTGCTCGCGGCGCTGGCCGTCATGGTGCTGGTGGACCGCCAGCTCGTGCAGCTCGACGCCCCCGTGGTGCGCTATCTGCCCCGGTTCACGATGCTGTCGGAAGACTACCGCGACATCACCGTCCGCCACCTGCTGAGCCATGCCTCCGGGCTGCCGGGCACCCACGCGCACAACATGTTTTCCTTTGCGCCGCTGTCAGGCTATGCGGCGGGGCTGGAGGCGGCGCTGGCCGGCGTGCACCTCAAACATGCGCCCGGGGCGCTGGCGACCTACTGCAACGACGGCTTCACGCTGGTCGAGCGCATCGTGCTCGCGGTCACCGGGCAAGGCTACCCGGCATTCGTGCAATCGGTCCTCTTCAACCCGCTGGCCATGGCCCGCTCGGGCTACACGCTGCTGCCCCTGCCCGAAGGCAGCTTCGCCCATGGGTACATCCACAAGGTGCGCCAGGGCCAGGAGTTCGTGATGGGCTACGCCACCGGCGGGCTGTGCACCACGCCGGGCGACATGATGAAGCTCGCCGCGATGCTCCTGCAGGGCGGTGAATACGACGGCCGGCGCATCGTCTCGAAAGCCGCCGTGCTGGAAATGGGCCGCGACCAGGGCCAGGGCACGCACCTTCACCTCACGCCCGACTGGCACGCCGGCCTGGGGTGGGACAGCACGCGGCATCAGGGCCTGGGCGCCGCGGGCGTCCTCGCATGGCAAAAGAGCGGCAGCACGATGTTCTACGCCAGTGACTTCCACGTGCTGCCGCAGGCGGGCCTGGCCCTGCTGCTCACGGGCAGCGCCTCCAGCTTCAAGCCCGGGCCCATCGCCGAGGGCATTCTGCTGCGCGCGCTGCAGGAAACCGGCCAGCTCCCTGCGCTGCCGCCCAAGGTGTCCACCGCCGCCCCCGCGCTGGCCACCTCGTCGTCCAGCGCGGTCGATGCGGTGCTCGGCATCTATGGCCGTTCCTCGAAACCCCTGAAAGTCCTCTCGCCCGACAGCCAGCAGATCGACTTGTGGATCTGGTCCGCGCCGGCGAAGGACTGGGCACCGCTGTGCACGGGGCTTCGCCCGCGCAGCGACGGGTGGTGGTGGTCGGATGCCCAGCCCCGCACCCACTACCGCTGGGAGAAGGCCGACGGCCGCCGCTACCTGCTTTCGCGCGAGCCCGCCACGGCGGGACACTACTGGGTCACCATGCCCGTGGGCCAGCAGATGCCGCGCGCCGCCGCCGCGCTCCCTGCGCAGTGGATATCGCGGCTGGACAGCACCTGGCTGCTCGCGAACGAAGCGTCCGAATCCATTCCGCTGGCCCTGGGTGTGGGGGCGGCCGCCCTGCGCGAGCTGCCCGAGCTTCCCGGCTACCTCTTCTGGGACGACAGCCAGTTCCTGCTGCCCCTGTCGCCGGACCGCGCCGGCATGGCGGTGCAGGTGCCGCTCAACGACGGCCGCGATCTGGTGGAGCTGGTCGTGGAAACCCGCGACAAGGAGGAATGGATGCACGCCGCCGGCTGGGCCTACCGCCGGCAGGGCTGA
- the hrpA gene encoding ATP-dependent RNA helicase HrpA: protein MTESAPPTPPRSAPRTAPLRITFPESLPVSGKRDEIMEAIEKHQVVIVCGETGSGKTTQLPKIALALGRGKCNAPAGQKGQLIGHTQPRRIAASSVAKRIAEELQTPLGDVVGFKVRFQDRLSRDASVKLMTDGILLAETQTDPLLKAYDTIIIDEAHERSLNIDFLLGYIRQILPRRPDLKVVVTSATIDADRFAKHFESAKGPAPIIYVSGRTFPVEQRWRPFEDTRDYGLNEAIADGVDELWQGNAAGDILIFLPGEREIREAADHLRKHLAHQPVMRNAEVLPLFARLSQAEQDRIFDGHTGRRLVLATNVAETSLTVPGIRYVIDAGTARVKRYSFRSKVEQLLVEPISQAAANQRAGRCGRVANGICIRLYDEADFNARPRFTDPEILRSSLAGVILRMKSLHLGDVVQFPFIEAPSGRAIADGYQLLGELGAVDEANELTPMGVELSRLPLDPRVGRMILEARDRKALDEVLVIASALSVQDVRDRPMEAQQQADQAHAKFDDEKSEFSGYLKLWKWINEARGGAPTLPSARAQKAMAHQRAPSQAHLPVAQRLVAAAAPAPAVASATAPAPTHKLSNRQYEQLLRQNFISIRRLREWRDIHTQLLTVVAEHKWPINTQPASYEQLHLSMLAGLLGNIGARSEEEDWYLGARGIKFYKHPGAHLNKKPGRWIVAAELVETTRLFGRGIAAIEPQWIEQVGGHLLRKQLLDPHWEKKSAEVTALERATLYGLVVYNGRRINFGKIDPHAAREIFIREALVGGNWESKLPFLAANQKLIAKVEELEHKSRRQDVLVDDELIYAFYDQQLPPDVCSGHGFEAWYREASRQQPDLLKLTREELMRHEAAGITSNAFPKTVRLGGVDCAASYLHEPGDARDGITVTIPLFVLNQVSDERCEWLVPGMLKDKIQALLKSLPQRPRSRFVPLPESATRLAELLGTPERFGTGSLTDVLLKQVRDETSLDVKRADFKLDMLSPHLFMNFRVVDEHGRQLGHGRNLGALKAEWGAKARGAFQALAGLKLGGAAAEGAKSDSNMPPALDGKAQAAIKSGVRGAARPAQPAKPASATPSAPAGQRYATWTFGELPELMEIKKAGQTLIGFPALIDGGDAVTIEVFDEPEVAAAKHRAGLRRLFALQIKDALKYLEKNIPDLQKMAVAYMPLGTQEELRSQIIDVALDRAFLLDPLPTDEFAFKRRVEEGRGRLTLIANEVARLAATILTEYAAAARKIKDTKNAPEATQDAQQQLQRLVPKNFIAAAPWTQLAHYARYLKAITLRLDKYRADPARDAAKLAELRPQEQRYWRLVAERKGQVDARMQELRWLLEELRVSFFAQELRTPQPVSVKRLDKLWAQVNS, encoded by the coding sequence ATGACCGAATCCGCGCCTCCCACTCCCCCCCGATCCGCCCCGCGAACCGCGCCGCTGCGCATCACCTTTCCCGAATCGTTGCCCGTATCTGGCAAGCGCGACGAGATCATGGAGGCCATCGAGAAGCACCAGGTCGTCATCGTCTGCGGCGAAACCGGCTCGGGCAAGACCACGCAGCTGCCCAAGATCGCGCTGGCCCTGGGCCGGGGCAAGTGCAATGCGCCCGCAGGCCAGAAGGGCCAGTTGATCGGCCACACCCAGCCGCGCCGCATCGCGGCCAGCAGCGTGGCCAAGCGCATCGCCGAAGAGCTGCAAACGCCGCTGGGCGACGTGGTGGGTTTCAAGGTGCGCTTCCAGGACCGGCTCTCGCGCGACGCCTCGGTCAAGCTGATGACGGACGGCATCCTGCTGGCCGAGACGCAGACCGACCCGCTGCTCAAGGCCTACGACACCATCATCATCGACGAGGCGCACGAGCGCAGCCTGAACATCGACTTCCTGCTGGGCTACATCCGCCAGATCCTGCCGCGCCGGCCCGACCTCAAGGTGGTGGTGACCTCGGCGACCATTGATGCCGACCGGTTTGCCAAGCACTTCGAGTCGGCCAAGGGGCCGGCGCCGATCATTTATGTCTCCGGCCGCACCTTTCCGGTGGAGCAGCGCTGGCGGCCGTTCGAGGACACGCGCGACTACGGCCTCAACGAAGCCATCGCCGATGGCGTGGATGAACTCTGGCAGGGCAATGCGGCCGGTGACATCCTGATCTTTCTGCCCGGCGAGCGCGAGATCCGCGAGGCCGCCGACCACCTGCGCAAGCACCTGGCCCACCAGCCGGTGATGCGCAATGCCGAGGTGCTGCCGCTGTTCGCCCGCCTGTCGCAGGCCGAGCAGGACCGCATCTTCGACGGCCACACGGGCCGCCGCCTGGTGCTGGCGACCAACGTGGCCGAGACCTCGCTCACGGTGCCGGGCATCCGCTACGTGATCGACGCAGGCACGGCGCGCGTGAAACGCTATTCTTTCCGTAGCAAGGTGGAGCAGCTGCTGGTCGAGCCCATCAGCCAGGCGGCCGCCAACCAGCGCGCGGGCCGCTGCGGCCGGGTGGCCAACGGCATCTGCATCCGCCTGTACGACGAGGCGGACTTCAACGCCCGCCCGCGCTTCACCGACCCCGAAATCTTGCGGTCATCGCTGGCCGGCGTCATCCTGCGCATGAAGTCGCTGCACCTGGGCGACGTGGTGCAGTTCCCGTTCATCGAAGCACCCTCGGGCCGCGCCATTGCAGACGGCTACCAGCTGCTGGGCGAACTCGGCGCGGTGGACGAGGCCAACGAACTCACGCCCATGGGCGTGGAGCTGTCACGCCTGCCGCTCGACCCGCGCGTGGGCCGCATGATCCTGGAGGCGCGCGACCGCAAGGCGCTCGATGAGGTGCTGGTGATCGCCAGCGCGCTGAGCGTGCAGGACGTGCGCGACCGGCCCATGGAAGCCCAGCAGCAGGCCGACCAGGCGCACGCCAAGTTCGACGACGAGAAAAGCGAGTTCAGCGGCTACCTCAAGCTGTGGAAGTGGATCAACGAGGCACGGGGCGGGGCGCCCACGCTGCCTTCTGCCCGCGCGCAGAAGGCCATGGCCCACCAGCGCGCACCGTCGCAGGCCCACCTGCCCGTGGCCCAGCGGCTGGTGGCCGCGGCGGCACCCGCGCCCGCGGTGGCCAGTGCCACCGCACCGGCGCCCACCCACAAGCTGAGCAACCGCCAGTACGAGCAGTTGCTGCGCCAGAACTTCATCAGCATCCGCCGCCTGCGCGAGTGGCGCGACATCCATACGCAGCTGCTCACCGTGGTCGCCGAGCACAAGTGGCCCATCAACACGCAGCCCGCCAGCTACGAGCAGCTGCACCTGTCCATGCTCGCCGGGCTGCTGGGCAACATCGGCGCGCGCAGCGAAGAGGAAGACTGGTACCTGGGCGCGCGCGGCATCAAGTTCTACAAGCACCCGGGCGCCCACTTGAACAAGAAGCCCGGCCGCTGGATCGTGGCGGCCGAGCTGGTGGAGACCACACGCCTGTTCGGGCGGGGCATCGCCGCCATCGAGCCGCAGTGGATCGAGCAGGTAGGTGGTCACCTGCTGCGCAAGCAGCTGCTCGACCCGCACTGGGAGAAGAAGTCGGCCGAGGTCACGGCGCTCGAACGGGCCACGCTCTACGGCCTGGTGGTCTACAACGGCCGGCGCATCAACTTCGGCAAGATCGACCCGCACGCCGCGCGCGAGATCTTCATCCGCGAGGCCCTGGTGGGGGGCAACTGGGAGAGCAAGCTGCCCTTCCTGGCCGCCAACCAGAAGCTCATCGCCAAGGTGGAGGAGCTGGAACACAAGTCGCGCCGCCAGGACGTGCTGGTGGACGACGAGCTGATCTATGCCTTCTACGACCAGCAGCTGCCACCCGACGTGTGCAGCGGCCATGGCTTCGAGGCCTGGTACCGCGAGGCCTCCCGCCAGCAGCCCGATCTGCTCAAGCTCACGCGCGAAGAGCTCATGCGCCACGAGGCGGCCGGCATCACCAGCAACGCGTTTCCCAAGACCGTGCGCCTGGGCGGCGTGGACTGCGCCGCCAGCTACCTGCACGAGCCCGGCGATGCGCGCGACGGCATCACCGTGACCATCCCGCTCTTCGTGCTCAACCAGGTGAGCGACGAGCGCTGCGAATGGCTGGTGCCCGGCATGCTCAAGGACAAGATCCAGGCGCTGCTCAAAAGCCTGCCGCAGCGCCCACGCAGCCGCTTCGTGCCACTGCCCGAGTCCGCTACCCGCCTGGCCGAGCTGCTGGGCACGCCCGAACGTTTTGGCACCGGCAGCCTGACCGATGTGCTGCTCAAGCAGGTGCGCGACGAGACCTCGCTCGATGTGAAGCGCGCCGACTTCAAGCTCGACATGCTCAGTCCGCACCTGTTCATGAACTTCCGCGTGGTGGACGAGCACGGGCGCCAGCTGGGCCATGGCCGCAACCTGGGTGCGCTGAAAGCGGAGTGGGGCGCCAAGGCGCGCGGGGCATTCCAGGCGCTGGCGGGACTCAAGCTCGGCGGCGCGGCGGCAGAGGGTGCGAAATCTGATTCAAATATGCCTCCAGCGCTTGATGGTAAAGCGCAAGCAGCTATTAAATCAGGAGTAAGAGGTGCCGCGCGGCCCGCCCAGCCTGCGAAACCCGCCAGCGCCACGCCGTCTGCCCCCGCAGGCCAGCGCTACGCCACCTGGACGTTCGGCGAGCTGCCCGAGCTGATGGAGATCAAGAAGGCGGGCCAGACGCTGATCGGCTTCCCAGCGCTCATCGATGGCGGTGACGCCGTGACCATCGAAGTGTTTGACGAGCCCGAGGTGGCAGCGGCCAAACACCGCGCGGGCCTGCGCCGTCTGTTCGCTCTGCAGATCAAGGACGCGCTCAAGTACCTGGAAAAGAACATTCCCGACCTGCAGAAGATGGCGGTGGCCTACATGCCGCTGGGTACGCAGGAAGAGCTGCGCTCCCAGATCATCGACGTGGCGTTGGACCGGGCCTTTCTGCTCGACCCGCTGCCCACCGACGAGTTCGCCTTCAAGCGCCGCGTGGAGGAAGGCCGGGGCCGCCTCACGCTGATCGCCAACGAAGTGGCGCGCCTGGCCGCCACCATCCTCACCGAATACGCGGCCGCCGCCCGCAAGATCAAGGACACCAAGAACGCCCCCGAGGCCACGCAAGACGCGCAGCAGCAGCTGCAGCGCCTGGTGCCCAAGAACTTCATTGCGGCCGCCCCGTGGACACAGCTGGCGCACTATGCCCGCTACCTCAAGGCCATCACGCTGCGCCTGGATAAATACCGCGCCGACCCCGCCCGTGACGCTGCCAAGCTGGCCGAGCTGCGCCCGCAAGAGCAGCGCTACTGGCGCCTGGTGGCCGAGCGCAAGGGGCAGGTTGATGCGCGCATGCAAGAGCTGCGCTGGCTGCTGGAGGAGCTGCGCGTGAGCTTCTTCGCCCAGGAGCTGCGCACGCCCCAGCCGGTGAGCGTGAAGCGGCTGGACAAGCTGTGGGCGCAGGTCAATAGCTGA
- a CDS encoding response regulator transcription factor, with amino-acid sequence MHRILLIDDDAQLGPPLAIYFQRFELELVHALKPSEGLARLGAGGFDAAILDVMLPEMDGFELCRTIRKQGDLPIVMLTARGEVMDRVVGLELGADDYLPKPFEPRELVARLQTVLRRSRAPGQGGDSGTLEFEGLSIDAARRSVLRQGGIVELTGTEFDLLHLLAREPGKVFSRDDILNQLRGHEAELYTRAVDIVVSRLRKKLEPLDCIKTLRNAGYSLALRRAAP; translated from the coding sequence ATGCACCGCATCCTGCTCATTGACGACGACGCCCAACTGGGTCCGCCGCTTGCCATCTATTTCCAGCGTTTCGAGCTGGAACTGGTCCATGCGCTCAAGCCCAGCGAAGGCCTGGCCCGGCTCGGGGCGGGCGGCTTTGATGCCGCCATCCTTGATGTCATGCTGCCCGAGATGGACGGCTTTGAGCTGTGCCGCACCATCCGCAAGCAGGGGGACCTGCCCATCGTGATGCTCACGGCCAGGGGTGAGGTGATGGACCGCGTGGTGGGCCTGGAGCTGGGTGCCGACGACTACCTGCCCAAGCCTTTCGAGCCGCGCGAGCTGGTGGCCCGGCTGCAGACCGTGCTGCGCCGCAGCCGCGCGCCGGGGCAGGGCGGCGATTCGGGGACGCTGGAGTTTGAAGGCCTCAGCATTGATGCCGCGCGCCGCAGCGTGCTGCGACAAGGGGGCATCGTCGAGCTGACCGGCACCGAATTCGACCTGCTGCATCTGCTGGCACGCGAACCGGGCAAGGTGTTCAGCCGCGATGACATCCTGAACCAGTTGCGCGGGCACGAGGCCGAGCTGTACACCCGCGCCGTCGATATCGTGGTGAGCCGCCTGCGCAAGAAGCTGGAACCGCTCGACTGCATCAAGACCTTGCGCAACGCGGGCTACTCGCTGGCCCTGCGGCGGGCGGCGCCATGA
- a CDS encoding long-chain fatty acid--CoA ligase, producing MRPHYKFWPQRLPRSITLPSTSLWDNLAISARRYPDKTALVFFGASLSYRALLEGAERLAAKLVALGVQRGDRVVLCMQNCPQLVMAHFAILRANAVVVPVNPMNRAEELKHYITDPDTRVAFTTGDLAPEMAKASNALPAGERLAHLVVTQFTDAFDAQVTGTDAPPEAWREWLGTRHPLPALEGGQAHAWTDALACAEAPPELVVGPDDLALLPYTSGTTGLPKGCMHLHRSIMHNAAAGALWGTGSVDNVTLAVVPMFHITGMVSVMHTAIYCAATLVIMPRWERDLAGRLISRYQVTNWTNIPTMVIDLLGSPNFASYDLSSLVYIGGGGAAMPQAVAQRLLEQYGLRYSEGYGLTETAAPSHSNPPDHPKQQCLGIPFMSTDARVVDPDTLQEVPVGEQGEIIIHGPEVFEGYWKRPDATASAFIEFEGKRFFRSGDLGRMDEDGYFFLTDRLKRMINASGFKVWPAEVEALMFRHPAIQEACIISAKDSYRGETVKAVVVLRASHKDTTEQQIIDWCRENMAVYKVPRIVQFVNALPKSGSGKVMWRQLQELEAG from the coding sequence ATGCGCCCTCACTACAAGTTCTGGCCCCAGCGTCTGCCCCGCTCCATCACCCTGCCGTCCACCTCGCTGTGGGACAACCTGGCCATCAGTGCCCGCCGGTATCCGGACAAGACGGCCCTGGTGTTCTTTGGTGCTTCGCTGAGCTACCGCGCCCTGCTCGAAGGCGCCGAGCGCCTGGCGGCGAAACTGGTGGCCCTGGGGGTGCAGCGTGGCGACCGCGTGGTGCTGTGCATGCAGAACTGCCCGCAACTGGTGATGGCGCACTTCGCCATCCTGCGTGCCAATGCGGTGGTGGTGCCGGTCAACCCGATGAACCGGGCGGAAGAACTCAAGCACTACATCACCGATCCCGACACCCGGGTGGCCTTCACCACGGGCGACCTGGCTCCGGAGATGGCCAAGGCAAGCAACGCGCTGCCAGCGGGCGAACGCCTGGCACACCTGGTGGTGACGCAATTCACGGATGCGTTCGATGCGCAGGTGACGGGCACGGATGCGCCGCCCGAGGCCTGGCGGGAGTGGCTGGGCACGCGCCACCCGCTGCCTGCCCTGGAGGGCGGCCAGGCCCATGCCTGGACGGACGCCCTGGCCTGCGCGGAGGCCCCCCCGGAGCTGGTGGTCGGGCCAGACGACCTGGCGCTGCTGCCCTACACCAGCGGCACCACGGGCCTGCCCAAGGGCTGCATGCACCTGCACCGCAGCATCATGCACAACGCGGCGGCTGGCGCCCTGTGGGGCACGGGTTCGGTGGACAACGTGACGCTGGCCGTGGTGCCCATGTTCCACATCACCGGCATGGTGAGCGTGATGCACACCGCCATCTACTGCGCCGCCACCCTGGTCATCATGCCCCGCTGGGAGCGCGACCTGGCCGGGCGCCTCATCTCGCGCTACCAGGTCACCAACTGGACCAACATCCCCACCATGGTCATCGACCTGCTGGGCAGCCCGAACTTCGCAAGCTACGACCTCTCCAGCCTGGTCTACATTGGCGGCGGCGGCGCGGCCATGCCGCAGGCCGTGGCGCAGCGTTTGCTCGAACAGTACGGACTGCGCTACTCGGAGGGCTACGGCCTCACCGAAACGGCCGCGCCCTCGCACTCGAACCCGCCCGACCACCCCAAGCAGCAGTGCCTGGGCATCCCGTTCATGAGCACCGATGCGCGGGTGGTCGATCCCGACACGCTGCAGGAAGTGCCCGTCGGCGAACAGGGCGAGATCATCATCCATGGCCCCGAGGTGTTCGAGGGCTACTGGAAGCGCCCGGATGCCACCGCCTCGGCCTTCATCGAGTTCGAGGGCAAGCGCTTCTTCCGCTCGGGCGACCTGGGCCGCATGGACGAGGACGGCTACTTCTTCCTGACCGACCGCTTGAAGCGCATGATCAACGCGAGCGGCTTCAAGGTCTGGCCGGCGGAGGTCGAGGCGCTGATGTTCCGCCACCCCGCCATCCAGGAGGCCTGCATCATCTCCGCCAAGGACAGCTACCGGGGCGAGACCGTGAAGGCCGTGGTGGTGCTGCGCGCATCGCACAAGGACACCACCGAACAGCAGATCATCGACTGGTGCCGCGAGAACATGGCGGTGTACAAGGTGCCGCGCATCGTGCAGTTCGTGAATGCACTGCCCAAGAGCGGCAGCGGCAAGGTGATGTGGAGGCAGCTGCAGGAGCTGGAAGCGGGCTGA